One Rosa chinensis cultivar Old Blush chromosome 5, RchiOBHm-V2, whole genome shotgun sequence genomic region harbors:
- the LOC112202365 gene encoding uncharacterized protein LOC112202365, with protein MAGPDASFVDEICQGDETVSKGVRNLAIFFETLGASYPDTRKQFSSRARAPSSKTSNRKGCGGSTGSGFALGTYTYTPVDFSSKFRGPVAGGGPSMDKAVPCNECSKEHPPYSYCPYAPCHICYKVHHHSYCPYFDHVPQGATFHHGYEIICGCGNEFNEDKWVCTSCGGSRAVLKAKHCSICNSVKQHGTYECPKDKVLAAKYKLARDKRRSVVPNRIPYETVCIPKSSSEKIYVPTPPPGWVCGHMKEGS; from the exons ATGGCTGGACCCGACGCAAGCTTTGTGGATGAGATCTGCCAGGGAGATGAAACTGTTTCAAAAGGCGTAAGAAACCTAGCCATCTTCTTTGAGACTCTCGGCGCCTCTTATCCAG ATACAAGGAAACAGTTCAGTTCTAGGGCCCGGGCACCTAGTTCTAAAACCAGCAATCGAAAAGGTTGCGGAGGATCCACTGGTTCAGGTTTTGCCTTAG GCACCTATACCTATACTCCTGTCGACTTCAGTTCCAAGTTCAGAGGACCAGTGGCTGGTGGAGGCCCTTCTATGGACAAAGCAGTGCCCTGCAATGAGTGTTCTAAGGAGCACCCTCCTTATTCTTATTGCCCTTACGCGCCTTGTCATATTTGTTATAAGGTTCACCACCATAGTTATTGCCCTTACTTCGACCATGTCCCACAGGGTGCAACTTTTCACCATGGCTATGAAATAATTTGTGGATGTGGTAATGAATTTAATGAGGATAAGTGGGTTTGTACCTCTTGTGGTGGGAGCAGAGCAGTGCTTAAGGCCAAGCATTGTTCCATATGTAATAGCGTGAAACAGCACGGCACATATGAATGCCCGAAGGACAAGGTTCTGGCTGCCAAGTATAAATTGGCCAGAGACAAGAGGCGTTCAGTTGTGCCGAATAGGATTCCCTATGAAACTGTTTGTattccaaaatcatcatcagaAAAGATCTATGTTCCAACTCCTCCTCCTGGGTGGGTTTGTGGACACATGAAAGAAGGCTCGTAG